AGATCACGTCCGGGCCCTTGCCGTCGGTCAGCGACTTGATCGCCTCGCGCAGGTTTTCCTCGGTGTAGTTGATGACGGCGTCGGCGCCCACGGACAGGCACAGCTTGCATTTTTCCTCGGTGGAGGCCGCCGCGATCACGCGGGCGCCCATCTTCTTGGCGATCTGGATGGCCGCCGTGCCCACGCCGCCGGCCGCACCCAGCACCAGCACCGTCTCGCCAGCCTTGAGCTGCCCCCGGTCCACCAGCGCATGGTGCGAGGTGGCGTAGATCATGATGAACGCCGCCGCATCCACGTGCGAAAAGCCCTCGGGCAGCGGCATGCACAGCGCCGCGGGCGCCACCGCGTGGGTGCCGAAGCCGCCCGTGCCGGTGAGGCAGGCCACGCTCTGCCCGGGGCGCAGGTGCGTGACACCTTCGCCCACGGCCTCCACCACGCCAGCGTATTCCGACCCCGGCACGAAGGGCAGGGGGGGCTTCATCTGGTACTTGTTCTGCACGATGAGCAGGTCGGGAAAGTTCAGGCTGGCGGCCTTGATCGCGATCAGCACCTCGCCCGCCT
This region of Acidovorax sp. GBBC 1281 genomic DNA includes:
- a CDS encoding NADPH:quinone oxidoreductase family protein produces the protein MHAWLCTNPTGVDALAWTELPTPTPKAGEVLIAIKAASLNFPDLLIVQNKYQMKPPLPFVPGSEYAGVVEAVGEGVTHLRPGQSVACLTGTGGFGTHAVAPAALCMPLPEGFSHVDAAAFIMIYATSHHALVDRGQLKAGETVLVLGAAGGVGTAAIQIAKKMGARVIAAASTEEKCKLCLSVGADAVINYTEENLREAIKSLTDGKGPDVIYDPVGGDFTEPAFRSIAWRGRYLVVGFASGPIPALPLNLALLKGASIVGVFWGEFSKRERQANAAMMAELAAWYGEGAIKPVIDRTMPMAQLPAAYAHMGSRGVMGKLVMVN